The following proteins are encoded in a genomic region of Phycisphaera sp.:
- a CDS encoding response regulator: MPFEKDVLTTGEVAEICKVAPRTVSKWFDSGELEGYRIPGSKDRRIPLPALVKFMKKHRMPLDGLKTTGTRVLLVDSDSAVVEGLGSIIAEQTDYEVSTAATSFQAGMLCEKLRPHVLLIDMHLGENEAMQVVQMVRSNDHLAMTRIVALSNRLTDGQAQGLKSQGFDAFLRKPFPAREALRIIEAMTTMV, encoded by the coding sequence ATGCCGTTCGAAAAGGACGTGCTGACGACCGGTGAAGTAGCGGAGATCTGCAAGGTCGCCCCGCGAACGGTGAGCAAATGGTTCGATTCCGGGGAGCTCGAGGGTTATCGGATTCCGGGGTCGAAAGACCGCCGGATCCCCCTGCCGGCCCTGGTCAAGTTCATGAAGAAGCATCGGATGCCCCTGGACGGGCTGAAGACCACCGGCACGCGGGTGCTGCTGGTCGACAGCGACTCGGCCGTCGTCGAGGGGCTGGGCAGCATCATCGCCGAACAGACCGACTACGAGGTCTCGACGGCGGCGACGAGCTTCCAGGCCGGCATGCTCTGCGAGAAATTGCGCCCGCACGTGCTGCTGATCGACATGCACCTGGGCGAGAACGAGGCGATGCAGGTCGTGCAGATGGTGCGATCCAACGACCACCTGGCGATGACCCGCATCGTGGCGCTCAGCAACCGGCTGACCGATGGCCAGGCCCAGGGCCTCAAGAGCCAGGGCTTCGACGCCTTCCTCCGCAAGCCCTTCCCGGCACGCGAGGCGCTCCGGATCATCGAGGCGATGACGACGATGGTTTGA
- a CDS encoding HEAT repeat domain-containing protein, whose product MFSRSTLPTFAGCLALALSTHLAAPALAQEGPDRLTDRQLLDEFIHFVFIDRDDVAADYAAQLLGRGIDPREFVDLVEGAGLGDRFDRAVSEAIRAGLAESQAAALRKLYSEGRLQRARDPQEIAENIAMLTGPLRGRLIAKERLVAAGEYAVPQLLRVIDAGADPALVREVRAVLVQLGQQAVMPLSVAMRDTAPQTQRAIADLLGQIGYDTAAPFLAEIAQTTSNGPVREAAERALDSVIDAQGAPANELYVQIAENYSAEDASVTSFPGEASQPMWRYEATAGGLLFSSIPTPVYHEMMAMRLSEDSLRLVRTPNASAAALWVASYLRLDIERPEDANLDLGLREPMYYAVASGSTIAQNVLSRALATSNTQLARKAIEAIGRTAGGQDLWVGAAGTPQPLVASLTYPNRRVQYEAALAFANAQPRSQFDRSDLVAPILASSIRGATDRYALVVASDPEVGRGLQRMLEGMGYRVSPAGESLGALQQEYESASSVDLVVASLPLDQSVGLVAQMRATNRLMAAPLLMLSDGAAEIELDRRYGSDRAIAVRTAGIRSEQMRATIEDLSERSLGGPISEEEATIYAAEAIDALLELAISENEVIIASDATSQLVQALEQDDGLMELRLAELLSWIGQANAQQAIFDRAIQAQGAQRVALLGHTTNSARRNGNQLLERQIQRLLQIARDGNDAEAIAAAGLLGSLGVPSEDLAGLILDDRG is encoded by the coding sequence ATGTTCTCGCGATCGACCCTGCCAACCTTCGCCGGCTGCCTGGCACTGGCCCTATCCACGCACCTGGCCGCCCCGGCCCTCGCCCAGGAGGGCCCCGATCGCTTGACCGATCGCCAACTCCTCGACGAGTTCATTCACTTTGTCTTTATTGACCGCGACGATGTCGCGGCCGATTACGCCGCCCAGCTTCTCGGGCGTGGCATCGACCCTCGCGAGTTCGTTGATCTCGTCGAGGGTGCCGGTCTGGGCGATCGCTTCGATCGTGCGGTGAGCGAAGCCATCCGCGCCGGCCTGGCCGAGTCGCAGGCCGCCGCGCTCCGCAAGCTGTACAGCGAAGGCCGCCTCCAGCGCGCCCGCGATCCCCAGGAGATCGCCGAGAACATCGCCATGCTGACCGGCCCTTTGCGCGGCCGGCTGATCGCCAAGGAGCGACTGGTGGCCGCCGGCGAGTACGCCGTGCCTCAGCTCCTGCGTGTGATCGATGCGGGTGCCGATCCGGCTCTGGTCCGCGAAGTCCGCGCCGTGCTGGTGCAACTGGGACAGCAGGCGGTGATGCCCCTGAGTGTGGCAATGCGTGACACCGCGCCGCAGACCCAGCGCGCCATCGCCGACTTGCTCGGCCAGATCGGTTATGACACGGCCGCCCCCTTCCTGGCCGAGATCGCGCAGACGACCAGCAACGGCCCCGTCCGCGAGGCGGCCGAGCGTGCGCTCGACAGCGTCATCGACGCCCAGGGCGCCCCCGCGAACGAGCTCTACGTGCAGATCGCCGAGAACTACTCCGCCGAGGACGCCAGCGTCACCAGCTTCCCGGGTGAGGCGAGCCAGCCCATGTGGCGTTACGAGGCGACCGCCGGCGGCTTGCTGTTCAGCTCGATCCCAACGCCGGTGTACCACGAGATGATGGCCATGCGTCTGAGCGAGGATTCGCTCCGCCTGGTGCGCACGCCCAACGCGTCGGCGGCCGCCCTCTGGGTCGCGTCGTACCTGCGTCTGGATATCGAGCGCCCCGAGGACGCCAACCTCGACCTGGGCCTACGTGAGCCGATGTATTATGCTGTTGCTTCGGGCTCGACGATCGCCCAGAACGTCCTGTCCCGGGCTCTGGCGACGAGCAACACCCAGCTCGCGCGCAAGGCCATCGAGGCCATCGGCCGGACCGCCGGCGGCCAAGACCTGTGGGTTGGCGCCGCCGGCACGCCCCAGCCGCTCGTCGCGTCGCTGACCTACCCCAACCGCCGCGTGCAGTACGAGGCCGCCCTGGCCTTCGCCAACGCGCAGCCCCGCTCGCAATTCGACCGCAGCGACTTGGTCGCTCCGATCCTCGCCTCGTCCATCCGTGGTGCGACCGATCGCTACGCGTTGGTCGTCGCCAGCGATCCAGAAGTGGGCCGCGGCCTGCAACGCATGCTCGAGGGCATGGGCTACCGCGTGAGCCCGGCCGGCGAGTCGCTCGGCGCCCTCCAACAGGAGTACGAATCGGCTTCCAGTGTCGATCTCGTTGTTGCCAGCCTACCGCTCGACCAATCGGTGGGCCTGGTCGCCCAGATGCGCGCGACCAACCGCCTGATGGCCGCCCCGCTGCTCATGCTCTCCGATGGTGCCGCCGAGATCGAACTCGATCGTCGGTACGGCTCCGATCGTGCCATCGCCGTTCGGACGGCCGGCATCCGTAGCGAGCAGATGCGTGCGACCATCGAAGACCTGTCCGAGCGTTCGCTCGGTGGCCCGATATCCGAGGAGGAAGCGACGATCTACGCCGCCGAGGCGATCGACGCGCTGCTCGAACTGGCGATCTCCGAGAACGAGGTCATCATCGCGTCGGACGCGACCAGCCAGTTGGTCCAGGCCCTCGAGCAGGACGACGGGCTCATGGAGCTCCGCCTGGCCGAGTTGCTCTCCTGGATCGGCCAGGCGAACGCCCAGCAGGCCATCTTCGATCGCGCCATCCAGGCCCAGGGCGCCCAGCGTGTTGCCCTGCTCGGCCACACGACCAACTCGGCCCGCCGCAACGGGAATCAGCTCCTCGAGCGTCAGATCCAGCGACTGCTGCAGATCGCGCGTGACGGCAACGACGCCGAGGCCATCGCCGCCGCGGGCCTGCTCGGCTCGCTCGGCGTGCCCAGCGAGGACCTGGCCGGCCTGATCCTCGACGACCGCGGCTAA
- a CDS encoding prepilin-type N-terminal cleavage/methylation domain-containing protein: MMRAQVRKAFTLVEILIVVVILGILAAIVIPQFTSASEEAQVSSAESQLQTVRNQIELFRVRNNGTAPTIANIFTGDAADPLTEPAGGWLSIVNADYLRTPPQNPRTGTATLAAGVAAPAAAVAAGDDGWIYDEATGRIWMNGFDEGAGEWIEP; encoded by the coding sequence ATGATGCGCGCACAGGTTCGTAAGGCGTTTACGCTTGTTGAAATTCTGATCGTCGTGGTGATCCTCGGCATTCTGGCCGCGATCGTCATTCCCCAGTTCACCAGTGCCAGTGAAGAGGCCCAGGTGAGCAGCGCGGAGAGCCAGCTCCAGACGGTTCGCAACCAGATCGAGCTGTTCCGCGTTCGCAACAACGGCACGGCCCCCACGATCGCCAATATCTTTACTGGTGATGCCGCCGACCCGCTCACCGAGCCCGCTGGTGGCTGGCTGAGCATCGTGAACGCGGACTACCTGCGTACTCCCCCGCAGAACCCCCGCACCGGCACCGCCACCCTGGCCGCTGGCGTGGCAGCTCCTGCCGCCGCCGTCGCCGCTGGTGACGATGGCTGGATCTACGACGAGGCCACCGGTCGAATCTGGATGAACGGATTCGACGAGGGCGCCGGCGAGTGGATCGAGCCGTAA